The following are encoded together in the Planctomycetota bacterium genome:
- the rpsT gene encoding 30S ribosomal protein S20 → MPNSKSAEKRVRQNRKQNAINNHRKRLIKESKRQFLAAVQAGDVTLAEKELRSATAILDRVAGKRTIHPNTAARRKSLLARRLNALRAPKTGTTTAKPAKSKASKTA, encoded by the coding sequence GTGCCCAATAGCAAGTCAGCTGAAAAACGAGTCCGCCAGAACCGGAAACAGAACGCCATCAACAATCACCGGAAGCGGCTGATCAAGGAAAGCAAGCGCCAATTCCTCGCCGCCGTCCAGGCCGGCGACGTGACGCTGGCGGAGAAGGAGCTTCGCTCCGCGACGGCGATCCTGGACCGGGTCGCCGGCAAGCGGACGATTCATCCCAACACGGCCGCGCGGCGCAAGAGCCTGCTGGCTCGCCGATTGAATGCGCTGCGGGCGCCCAAGACCGGCACCACGACCGCCAAGCCCGCCAAGAGCAAGGCCAGCAAAACCGCTTGA
- a CDS encoding HAD hydrolase family protein, giving the protein MPARGSPANIKLLILDADGVLTDGSIWIDDRGHETKRFNVRDGFAMRAWLRAGKEMAVITGRGGLALRHRLDGLGVRHLISASGPKKEAMETLLKQLGIDAAHAAVMGDDLPDLPMLKLAGYPMAVADAADEVKALAAWSSTRNGGHGAVREAVEFLLKASGEWDASVGGWE; this is encoded by the coding sequence ATGCCCGCGCGCGGTTCGCCTGCCAACATCAAGCTCCTGATCCTGGACGCCGACGGCGTGCTCACCGACGGCAGCATCTGGATCGACGACCGCGGCCACGAGACGAAGCGCTTCAACGTGCGCGACGGCTTCGCCATGCGGGCGTGGCTTCGCGCCGGCAAGGAGATGGCCGTCATCACCGGGCGGGGCGGACTGGCCCTGCGCCACCGGCTCGACGGACTTGGCGTGCGTCACCTGATCTCGGCGAGCGGCCCCAAGAAGGAGGCGATGGAGACGTTGCTCAAGCAACTGGGCATCGACGCGGCGCACGCTGCGGTGATGGGGGACGATCTGCCCGACCTGCCGATGCTCAAGCTCGCCGGTTATCCGATGGCGGTCGCCGACGCGGCGGACGAGGTCAAGGCGTTGGCCGCATGGAGTTCCACACGCAACGGCGGTCACGGTGCCGTGCGCGAAGCGGTGGAATTCCTGCTCAAGGCATCGGGCGAATGGGATGCATCCGTCGGAGGCTGGGAGTGA
- a CDS encoding CPBP family intramembrane metalloprotease, which produces MSGTAGRRRGAARTRFHYAEASNRPLEILAFLAPLVAFYELGLVFWLRSDQLVLTNRAHGGIVNFFRLFGVRAEDLHVSAMSLPSLALVLTLLIWQAVARLPWSIRWRAIPFMWLESFALAAPLLVLAIAIGRAHLAMGGGAVSEDSIRSLDFVGRASMAAGAGIYEELLFRMALMGGLHMLLFDVARLKDRHAWVVALLASTILFTVYHPIRDATGAMQWGRVIFLMSAGAWFGVVFQLRGFGVAAGTHAAYDATALLFVG; this is translated from the coding sequence TTGAGCGGAACCGCCGGCCGCCGCCGCGGCGCGGCACGCACGCGCTTTCACTACGCCGAAGCCTCGAACCGGCCGCTGGAAATCCTCGCCTTCCTGGCGCCGCTGGTCGCCTTCTATGAACTTGGACTGGTGTTCTGGCTCCGCAGCGATCAGCTGGTGCTGACCAACCGCGCCCATGGGGGCATCGTGAATTTCTTCCGGCTCTTCGGGGTCCGCGCCGAGGATCTGCACGTCTCCGCCATGTCGCTGCCCTCGCTGGCCCTGGTGCTGACCTTACTGATCTGGCAAGCCGTGGCCCGATTGCCCTGGAGCATCCGCTGGCGGGCCATTCCCTTCATGTGGCTTGAGAGTTTTGCCCTGGCGGCGCCGCTGCTGGTGCTGGCGATCGCGATCGGCCGCGCGCATCTGGCGATGGGCGGAGGCGCGGTGAGCGAGGACTCCATCCGTTCGCTCGATTTCGTGGGCCGGGCCTCGATGGCCGCGGGCGCGGGCATCTATGAGGAACTGCTCTTTCGGATGGCGCTGATGGGCGGTCTGCACATGCTGCTCTTCGACGTGGCCCGGTTGAAGGACCGCCACGCCTGGGTGGTGGCGCTGCTGGCGAGCACGATTCTCTTCACCGTCTACCACCCGATCCGCGACGCGACCGGCGCGATGCAGTGGGGCCGGGTGATTTTCCTGATGTCCGCCGGCGCCTGGTTCGGGGTGGTCTTCCAACTGCGCGGCTTCGGCGTGGCCGCGGGCACCCACGCCGCCTACGACGCCACCGCGCTGCTCTTCGTCGGGTGA